One stretch of Pseudoxanthomonas sp. Root65 DNA includes these proteins:
- a CDS encoding ComF family protein: protein MDASRVDGGWRRAIRLLFPPRCLICRETGSNGADLCRSCTERLPWNASACPRCGVPMAAAGDCGDCLRKPPVLTRTQAVFVYGFPLDRLVPRFKFHRDLAAGRLMAELMAGTLSSAPRPDAIVPVPLHARRVRERGYDQALELARPLAARLALPLRPELLQRVQPTAPQSELDAVQRQRNVARAFAVPPQSAPPGHIVLLDDVMTTGATLHAAARALLGAGATRVDAWVCARVP, encoded by the coding sequence ATGGATGCATCGAGAGTTGACGGCGGATGGCGTCGTGCCATCCGCCTGCTGTTCCCGCCCCGCTGCCTGATCTGCCGCGAAACCGGCAGCAACGGCGCCGATCTGTGCCGTTCCTGCACCGAACGGCTGCCCTGGAATGCGAGTGCGTGCCCGCGCTGCGGGGTGCCGATGGCGGCCGCCGGCGACTGCGGCGATTGCCTGCGCAAGCCCCCGGTGTTGACGCGGACGCAGGCGGTCTTCGTTTACGGGTTCCCGCTGGACCGGCTGGTGCCGCGCTTCAAGTTCCATCGCGACCTGGCCGCCGGGCGGCTGATGGCCGAACTGATGGCGGGCACGCTGTCTTCGGCGCCGCGGCCGGACGCGATCGTGCCGGTGCCACTGCACGCCCGCCGCGTGCGCGAGCGAGGCTACGACCAGGCGCTGGAACTGGCCCGTCCGCTGGCGGCCCGGCTCGCCCTGCCGCTGCGGCCGGAGCTGCTGCAGCGCGTGCAACCGACCGCGCCGCAGTCCGAGCTCGACGCCGTACAGCGGCAACGCAATGTCGCTCGCGCTTTCGCGGTCCCGCCGCAGAGCGCGCCGCCGGGCCACATCGTGCTACTCGACGACGTCATGACCACCGGCGCCACCCTGCACGCGGCTGCCCGCGCCTTGCTGGGTGCGGGCGCGACACGCGTGGATGCCTGGGTCTGCGCGCGCGTGCCCTGA
- the bioB gene encoding biotin synthase BioB produces MSAHISTDPPVVRHDWRRDELLALFDLPFPALLHRASTVHRAHFDPAEVQVSTLLSVKTGGCPEDCAYCPQAQRYDTGVNAQKLMNADEVLARAAQAKAAGASRFCMGAAWRSPKDRDIPKVAEMIRGVKALGLETCATLGMLSGPQAQALKDAGLDYYNHNLDTAPEFYGDVIRTREYQDRLDTLSRVRDAGMKTCCGGIVGMGESRDQRAGLLQALANLPAHPDSVPINRLVQVAGTPLHGTAELDPFEFVRTIAVARIVMPASMVRLSAGREAMSDELQALCFLAGANSIFYGEKLLTTGNPDTARDQALFARLGLRPMAVQVENVHDHHRTDAPGSGTVHADITRSEPSCGRAA; encoded by the coding sequence ATGTCCGCACACATTTCCACCGATCCGCCGGTCGTGCGCCATGACTGGCGGCGCGACGAGCTGCTGGCCTTGTTCGACCTGCCGTTTCCCGCGTTGCTGCATCGGGCCTCGACGGTGCATCGCGCCCATTTCGATCCGGCGGAGGTCCAGGTCTCGACCCTGCTGTCGGTCAAGACCGGCGGCTGCCCGGAAGACTGCGCCTACTGCCCGCAGGCGCAGCGCTACGACACCGGCGTGAATGCGCAGAAGCTGATGAATGCCGACGAGGTGCTGGCCAGGGCCGCTCAGGCCAAGGCCGCCGGCGCCTCACGCTTCTGCATGGGGGCGGCATGGCGTTCGCCGAAGGACCGCGACATCCCCAAGGTCGCCGAGATGATCCGCGGCGTCAAAGCGCTGGGGCTGGAAACCTGCGCCACGCTCGGCATGCTCAGCGGGCCGCAGGCGCAGGCGCTGAAGGACGCCGGGCTGGACTACTACAACCACAACCTGGACACGGCGCCGGAGTTCTACGGCGACGTGATCCGCACGCGCGAGTACCAGGATCGCCTGGACACGCTGTCGCGCGTGCGCGACGCCGGCATGAAGACCTGCTGCGGCGGCATCGTCGGCATGGGCGAATCGCGCGACCAGCGCGCCGGCCTGCTGCAGGCGCTGGCCAACCTGCCCGCGCATCCGGATTCGGTGCCGATCAACCGGCTGGTGCAGGTGGCCGGTACGCCGCTGCACGGCACCGCCGAGCTGGACCCGTTCGAGTTCGTCCGCACCATCGCCGTCGCCCGCATCGTCATGCCGGCCTCGATGGTGCGGCTGTCCGCGGGCCGCGAGGCGATGAGCGACGAACTGCAGGCGCTGTGCTTCCTGGCCGGGGCCAACTCGATCTTCTACGGCGAGAAGCTGCTGACCACCGGCAACCCGGATACCGCGCGCGACCAGGCGCTGTTCGCCCGCCTGGGGCTGCGGCCGATGGCGGTGCAGGTGGAAAACGTGCACGACCATCACAGAACCGATGCCCCGGGCAGCGGTACGGTGCATGCCGACATCACCCGTTCCGAGCCGTCCTGCGGCCGGGCGGCGTAA